From Haloglomus litoreum, the proteins below share one genomic window:
- a CDS encoding ArsR family transcriptional regulator, translated as MNSDPPERERWGEMPEALPDPYRRQLLVALLQHNPQEDDDPDPLNVVADPDEDRQLLQTAMTHKHLPKPEEIGFIEWDRDKNRIRIGPRWDDIAPLLRLIQDHQNELPAGWL; from the coding sequence ATGAACAGCGACCCCCCAGAGCGTGAGCGGTGGGGGGAGATGCCCGAGGCGCTCCCGGACCCGTATCGGCGTCAGCTGCTCGTCGCGCTCCTCCAACACAACCCCCAGGAAGACGATGACCCTGACCCGCTCAACGTCGTTGCCGACCCCGACGAGGATAGGCAACTCCTCCAGACCGCGATGACGCATAAGCATCTACCAAAACCGGAGGAAATCGGCTTCATTGAGTGGGACCGCGATAAGAATCGAATCAGGATTGGCCCCCGCTGGGACGATATCGCGCCGCTCCTCCGCCTCATTCAGGACCACCAGAACGAACTCCCCGCGGGCTGGTTGTAG
- a CDS encoding site-specific integrase has translation MVRVDDSGDVTKCWLDQDELSRLEREAGREDWMREVAVQLMGRCGLRAHEVPYPADKHLRWSEEGECWLFEIRGKNTEGGDRKLRDAWMPDRVAEDLNKYTRERDLDRTDPWVPRSTPTVRRWVDAAADAIADQLGEERWRSVTSHDLRRSFATYHLVEKGRDVRTMMSIGGWSDYSAIEPYLMEATETRIGEVMGNGLVETLRR, from the coding sequence ATGGTTCGCGTCGACGACTCCGGCGATGTGACGAAGTGCTGGCTCGATCAGGACGAACTCTCCCGGCTCGAACGGGAAGCTGGTCGCGAGGACTGGATGCGTGAGGTCGCGGTCCAGCTGATGGGGCGGTGCGGCCTCCGGGCTCACGAGGTGCCCTATCCAGCCGACAAGCACCTCCGGTGGAGTGAGGAAGGTGAATGCTGGCTCTTCGAGATCCGCGGCAAGAACACTGAGGGCGGCGACCGGAAGCTGCGTGACGCCTGGATGCCCGACCGGGTGGCCGAGGATCTGAACAAGTACACACGGGAACGTGACCTCGACCGAACCGACCCGTGGGTCCCGCGCTCGACGCCGACCGTGCGCCGATGGGTCGACGCCGCGGCCGACGCCATCGCCGACCAGCTGGGCGAGGAGCGCTGGCGGTCGGTGACCAGTCACGATCTCCGGCGCTCGTTCGCGACCTACCACCTCGTCGAAAAGGGGCGAGATGTACGGACCATGATGTCCATCGGCGGGTGGAGTGATTACTCGGCCATCGAGCCATATCTAATGGAGGCGACCGAGACACGGATTGGTGAGGTGATGGGGAACGGCCTTGTTGAAACCCTCCGCCGCTGA
- a CDS encoding purine-cytosine permease family protein, protein MPDNTTLTKSVKEFFAYDPDKDQWSDEPVPEEERMGVWGPTSVWIGFAIAYIVAFIGAQIYFGLGMPDAIYAIVLGNLILVVYSGALAYAAAEGGLNFPLQVKEAFGSLGALIPIAIMGLLVNGWYAYQAWLAADVIRAAWSPPWLLLAVGITVLYGIPSIIGIEALEEVVTKLVIPLMLIAGIYMLVVKVLPAGASILNKPAPGEQIPFMVGVGLAWGTFAVSGTATGDIVRFASSTRNAIIATVVAFLICNTGMMVLGALVAATLPELSLYFGMIGLLASIPLVIVAFVSCFSTCDACHYGATMSYTNLHEKITWRTAAVGAMLISVIAVVSGIISNLLGYLILIGIVVPPIGAIILSEFFIVRKYQSFDIVRKERLNIPAIISLILAIGLNYYVYNNIPVIPTGLAGLLLAFILYPVLDWMRASISGEDSVRQHLEGQADPIPDDD, encoded by the coding sequence ATGCCAGACAATACCACACTCACCAAATCAGTAAAAGAATTTTTCGCGTACGATCCAGATAAAGATCAATGGTCGGATGAGCCGGTCCCAGAGGAGGAGCGAATGGGTGTTTGGGGTCCGACGTCAGTTTGGATAGGATTCGCGATCGCGTATATTGTGGCCTTCATCGGTGCACAAATATATTTCGGGCTAGGAATGCCGGATGCGATTTATGCCATCGTTTTAGGGAACCTCATCTTAGTGGTGTATTCGGGTGCGCTTGCCTACGCAGCTGCCGAAGGCGGATTGAACTTTCCACTGCAAGTCAAGGAGGCGTTCGGGAGTTTAGGCGCGCTAATTCCGATCGCAATAATGGGGCTATTGGTGAACGGCTGGTACGCCTACCAAGCATGGCTCGCCGCAGACGTTATTCGAGCAGCGTGGAGCCCCCCTTGGTTGCTTTTGGCCGTGGGGATCACCGTCCTCTACGGGATTCCTTCAATTATTGGAATTGAGGCTCTGGAGGAGGTCGTCACTAAACTGGTAATTCCGCTAATGCTAATCGCAGGGATATACATGCTCGTGGTAAAAGTTCTCCCTGCAGGCGCGAGTATTCTCAATAAGCCGGCCCCGGGGGAGCAGATTCCATTTATGGTGGGTGTCGGGTTGGCCTGGGGTACATTTGCTGTTAGCGGAACTGCGACGGGTGATATTGTCCGGTTTGCATCAAGTACCAGAAATGCCATCATCGCCACAGTCGTCGCCTTCCTCATCTGTAACACCGGGATGATGGTTCTTGGGGCACTGGTGGCAGCGACATTGCCGGAGCTCAGTCTCTACTTCGGCATGATTGGTCTTCTAGCGTCTATCCCGCTTGTGATAGTTGCATTCGTCAGTTGCTTCTCAACCTGCGATGCCTGCCATTATGGCGCCACGATGAGCTACACAAATCTACACGAGAAGATCACATGGCGAACAGCTGCAGTGGGCGCCATGTTAATCTCTGTAATTGCTGTCGTATCCGGTATAATTTCTAATCTGTTAGGCTATTTGATCCTAATCGGTATTGTTGTGCCTCCAATTGGGGCAATCATCCTCAGTGAATTTTTCATCGTTCGGAAGTACCAATCATTCGACATAGTGCGCAAAGAACGGCTCAATATTCCTGCAATTATTAGTCTGATTCTGGCGATTGGGCTGAACTATTACGTATATAATAATATTCCCGTAATTCCGACTGGGCTAGCAGGGCTACTCTTGGCGTTCATTCTCTACCCAGTCCTGGACTGGATGAGGGCGAGCATTTCAGGCGAGGATTCGGTACGACAACACCTCGAAGGCCAGGCTGACCCGATCCCAGACGACGATTAA
- a CDS encoding amidase gives MSGVDQVNAVKDGEISPQDTLEASLQRIEELDDSLNAFTVVDEEGAKTAARDAEKAVQNGEELGALHGVPVAIKDLIPVEGMRTTFGSVLYEDFVPERDSITVTRIRDEGGIILGKTNVPEFGFQGITDNAIFGKTFNPWDESKTPGGSSGGSGVALATGMVPFALGSDGGGSVRIPSSFCGLHGIKASFGRVPLYPEHRDPSLPGTNAWESVEHIGPMGRTVEDTAHLLSVIAGPYEMDRHSLPDDGTDYVGASTDPDISGLDIAYSQDWGYAAVDPVVREMTENAAQVFEDELDCTVTADDPGFPDPEEAFTATVANSTDLKELRKELHDHKSEMEPVLVDVLETEWTAMDFTEAYKVRQQVNMKMREFMQEYDLLLTPTLAAPPFDADLPTPPDLEGRDVGIFHWLQFTFTINLTGQPAATIPAGWTDDNLPIGLQIVGGHLDDETVIEASAAYQQANPWQDKYFPPDHQDH, from the coding sequence ATGAGCGGCGTCGACCAGGTAAACGCAGTGAAAGACGGGGAAATCTCGCCACAAGATACCTTAGAAGCATCACTCCAGCGGATAGAGGAGCTCGACGATTCGTTGAATGCGTTCACTGTTGTCGACGAGGAGGGTGCAAAAACCGCAGCTCGTGACGCTGAAAAAGCCGTTCAGAACGGCGAGGAACTAGGGGCACTTCATGGAGTTCCGGTTGCCATTAAAGATCTCATTCCTGTGGAAGGAATGCGGACAACATTCGGGTCCGTTCTCTACGAAGACTTTGTCCCTGAACGAGATAGCATTACGGTGACGAGAATCCGTGATGAAGGGGGCATTATCCTCGGGAAGACCAATGTTCCTGAATTCGGTTTCCAAGGGATTACCGATAATGCCATCTTCGGGAAAACGTTCAATCCCTGGGATGAAAGTAAGACCCCCGGTGGTTCATCCGGTGGCTCCGGTGTCGCCCTGGCGACGGGGATGGTTCCGTTTGCCCTTGGCTCGGACGGTGGGGGTTCGGTCCGGATCCCATCAAGTTTTTGTGGGCTTCACGGGATCAAAGCCTCGTTCGGGCGAGTCCCCCTCTACCCAGAGCACCGTGACCCTTCGCTCCCCGGGACGAACGCATGGGAGTCGGTGGAGCATATCGGGCCGATGGGGCGGACGGTCGAAGACACGGCACATCTTCTCTCCGTCATTGCAGGCCCGTATGAAATGGATCGCCATTCACTCCCTGATGATGGGACGGATTATGTTGGAGCTTCAACCGATCCCGATATTTCCGGCCTGGACATTGCTTATAGCCAGGATTGGGGATATGCAGCCGTCGACCCTGTCGTGAGGGAGATGACTGAAAATGCAGCCCAGGTCTTCGAGGACGAACTCGATTGTACGGTGACAGCGGATGACCCAGGGTTTCCAGATCCCGAGGAGGCGTTCACGGCCACAGTCGCCAATAGCACCGATCTGAAAGAACTCAGGAAAGAACTCCACGATCACAAATCGGAAATGGAGCCTGTCCTGGTGGACGTTCTTGAAACGGAGTGGACCGCGATGGACTTCACTGAAGCATATAAAGTCCGTCAGCAGGTCAACATGAAAATGCGGGAATTCATGCAGGAATACGACTTATTGCTTACTCCCACGCTTGCGGCACCCCCGTTCGATGCTGACCTACCGACACCGCCAGACCTCGAAGGACGGGATGTTGGGATATTCCATTGGTTACAGTTCACCTTCACAATCAATCTCACTGGCCAGCCTGCTGCTACAATCCCCGCAGGGTGGACAGACGATAATCTCCCAATTGGCCTTCAGATAGTCGGAGGACATCTGGATGATGAAACAGTGATTGAGGCATCGGCTGCGTATCAGCAGGCCAATCCTTGGCAGGACAAATACTTCCCACCAGACCATCAGGATCACTAA